The proteins below are encoded in one region of Anguilla anguilla isolate fAngAng1 chromosome 3, fAngAng1.pri, whole genome shotgun sequence:
- the calm3b gene encoding calmodulin 3b (phosphorylase kinase, delta), with protein sequence MADQLTEEQIAEFKEAFSLFDKDGDGTITTKELGTVMRSLGQNPTEAELQDMINEVDADGNGTIDFPEFLTMMARKMKDTDSEEEIREAFRVFDKDGNGYISAAELRHVMTNLGEKLTDEEVDEMIREADIDGDGQVNYEEFVQMMTAK encoded by the exons GCTGACCAGCTGACCGAGGAACAGATTGCTG AGTTCAAGGAGGCGTTCTCGCTCTTCGACAAGGACGGCGACGGTACCATCACCACCAAGGAGCTGGGCACAGTGATGCGCTCGCTGGGCCAGAACCCCACCGAGGCCGAGCTGCAGGACATGATCAACGAGGTCGATGCCGACG GAAACGGAACCATCGACTTCCCAGAGTTCCTGACTATGATGGCTAGGAAGATGAAGGACACGGACAGCGAGGAAGAGATCCGAGAGGCCTTCAGAGTCTTCGACaag GATGGTAATGGCTACATCAGTGCGGCGGAGCTGCGGCACGTGATGACCAACCTGGGGGAGAAGCTGACGGACGAGGAGGTTGACGAGATGATCCGGGAGGCCGACATCGACGGTGACGGACAGGTCAACTACGAAG AGTTTGTACAGATGATGACTGCAAAATGA